The genome window TTGAAGGCTCCTTATTATTCACTTATTATTTCAGGTGGGCATACCCATTTATTTGAAATTGATAGAGCATATAATATGAGACTTTTAGCAAAAACCATTGATGATGCATTGGGAGAGGCTTTTGATAAAGTAGCAAAAATGTTAGATTTAGATTATCCAGGAGGGCCCCAAATTGAAGAATTGGCAAAGAAAGGAGATCCCCATAGAATTAAAATGCCTATAGCTTTAAGAAATAGTCCAAATTTTAGTTTTAGCGGTTTGAAAACATTTGTTAAATTGTTAGTAAACCAAAATAGCTATTCTGCAGAAGATATTGCAGCTTCATTTCAATATACAGTTGCAGAGACTTTGGCTGACAAAATAGAAATTAACAACAGATTGCATAATATCGATAAACTTGTTATTGCTGGCGGTGTGGCTTCCAATAGATATATAAGAGAATATCTTTTAAATAAAATAAAAGGTATTAAGTTATATATCCCATCTATAAGTCTATGTACAGATAATGCACAAATGATTGTCTATGCTGCTTATAAATTAAGAAACAAGAGAATATTTTTAGGGCTCTCTAGTAGTGCCTATGATAAATTGCAAAATACATTGGCATATTAAAGATAAAACGTTAATATTGTAGAGTAAAGCTCGAACCCTTTTTTATTGAAAGTATATTATTTATTTGATAAAATTTTAAAATAAGTTCACGGAGGATTGCCTATGTCTGAGCCTAAATTAGAGGAAATAAGGAATGTTGCTTTTATATCACATGGGGGTGCTGGCAAAACAAGCCTTATAGAGGCAATACTGTATAATGCAAAGTTAACCGATAGATTGGGATCTGTAGACAATTCTTCATCTGTCATGGATTTCGATCCAGTTGAGATTAATAAGAAGATGTCCATAAATTCTAAAGTGTGTACAATAGA of Deferribacterota bacterium contains these proteins:
- the tsaD gene encoding tRNA (adenosine(37)-N6)-threonylcarbamoyltransferase complex transferase subunit TsaD, whose product is MNILGIETSCDETSIAIYCISSAFKKDRMFSKIESQINHHLPFGGVVPEIASRNHLIKLEPILNSLLKDAGLTLKDIDLIGVTNGPGLIGALFTGVAFAKAIAFALKIPVIGINHLFGHSISAELEYKNLKAPYYSLIISGGHTHLFEIDRAYNMRLLAKTIDDALGEAFDKVAKMLDLDYPGGPQIEELAKKGDPHRIKMPIALRNSPNFSFSGLKTFVKLLVNQNSYSAEDIAASFQYTVAETLADKIEINNRLHNIDKLVIAGGVASNRYIREYLLNKIKGIKLYIPSISLCTDNAQMIVYAAYKLRNKRIFLGLSSSAYDKLQNTLAY